ACATGATCATGCTCAATCCAGCAATCCATGACCCCTTCCTCCGTCGGTTCTGGCTGCCGTCTCCAAATCAGCAGTGGCAGTGACACCAGGACGGAGAGCACCCAGACAGCGGTGATGGTTACAGCTGCACGCCGAGCTGTCCGTTTCTGGGAATACTCCACAGCATTCGTGATGGCGCAGTAACGGTCCAAAGCAATGGCTGCAAGGTGCATGATGGAACATGTGCAACAGATGACATCTATGCCCAACCACATGTGGCAAAGGACCGGCCCCAGGAGCCAAACTTCCTCTATAATGTAAACAATACTGATGGGCATTACCAGAACAGCCACCAGGAGGTCTGTCACGGCCAAGGAGCAGATGAGGTAGTTGGCTGGCTGGTGGAGCTTACGGGTAATCAAGATGGCAGTGATGACCAGGGAGTTGATGGCAGTGGTAGAGACTGCCAGGACGGAAAGAATCAAGGACAGCATGATTTTGCTTGGGCTGCCCCTGCCTGCCAGTAACTTTGGAACATCTTCAGCAGAGCGGTTAAGCAGATCCATAATTTGTCTCTGTCCTTTGAAGGAGAAAAGATAACAGAGATCAATGCACGTTTCAGCTTTTCATTGCAGAATGTCAGTTGACTGATTACCCTACgagaaacattttaatatccTATCATGGATCACTGCACTATCAAAGGCTAAACTTCAGTGATACCCCAGTGACTGTAACctaattttgtcattttaagcCAACTTCATCACACTTTTTCAGCGTGACTCATACTAAACACTTGTTTGGTGAGAAACGTGCGTCAATCCTGGATATTTCTTGAAACTCATTGTGACTCACATACCATGTGTGCTCCCAACTCTAATCCCCCTGTGCTGTTAGATAATGGTACACAGTAAAACCAATTTAAGTGTTCAGATCAATATTTCATCTATTTTCTTTTCATAATAAGTATCCATGCCCTTCCAGCAACAGCCTTTTAGGTGATTCTAGAAAACGTAACCATTTCATGTCAACATCTGTGTATCAAGTAAGTCTCTTTTTCTTCTAAAAGCAAACATCAAGAAAAAGGATGTCAACAATCTTAAAAAATGATTTGGTATCTGATTGCATACACACTTTTCAGTATAGGTTCAGGTCCAGGGTGGTAGAAGCtaagtgggtagcacactcaccACTGAATACAATGTtgcaggttaaaaccccacttagtacacttgcgcatttatcagatgcccagagtgacttacatgtTTGCTTTTGAAATGTCCATCATAGAAATTCTTCATTGGTTTCACCTGGGACCGATCTGTAAATACTTTGGTAATTGTAAGTGAATTAGCTATTCTAACATCTAGTGGAAagtcattccaccacctaggacaGAAAAGATGCTAGATGAATGaatttcctagtaccttgagagagcAGTGATGGAGATTAGGTGAGATTGAGTTGCAGAATAGGAgcgatgagagatctgaggtaggagggtgctgacccCTCCTTGGcattgtaggcaagcatcaggtaatttatttgcacattttgctAATAAGTAACAAGTGTATGAAAGAAGCTGAGTCTGTAATGGTACATGCTTGAATTGCTTTGGAATTGAACGAATATATTGAACTTTCAAATCCATTTATTGTCATAAGCAGCACAACATTTTTCCTGCATGGCACATATGCCCAGACACAAggttaatttgttttaattagatTCATTTCATCACAGATACaaagtattttaaatgtatcacatctaatttaaatatatcatatatatggCATTATGTTTATAATAGAAGCAGTCACATTGAAACTGGAACCAGGATGTATTATGTCATGTTGATAAGTGACAGAGTTTCTGTAGCTTCCTGTCAATCTTGCATACACCACAGGAGTTGAATGAATCACTCACACCATGAGAAATGTACCTTCAAACCAACAGGAAGAAAGCCTGCTAACACTGACATTCTTATCTCAAAGTAGCATTACAGTCAGCATGCACCTTCCCATTGTGAAGTCAGTGAAGTCTAAACCTttaggacaataaaaaaaatttaaaaaaaaacactgggacACATATTCCAAATGTATATTAAAGTGACTTCTCATTAGCTCCAAAATGCATTGCATTGTTGATCAGTCCCTTAGATTCTTAGGTATATGCTTACTTCGAAAGAGCTCTCATTGTTCAGTTGAAAATACTAAGAAAAGGGCATGCAATTAATCATAGATGTGTTTGGATCTTCAGATCTTTAGAGGGTCCTAGGTCCAAAACCTTGAGAAAACCCACAATGACAAATTTGTCTTCACTAGAACTCCATAATTagattaaaaatatgaaaatgtattctCTGAAAAATAGTCTCTCCAGGGTTTGGTCAGATGGTCTAAAGGTGGCGTTTTAATGAACATGGACATTTATTCAAAAGGCTACCATGAGCCAACCAACTTTCACATTCCTTCCAACATATCCTAGTACccaaaatatgcatttttataatttattaggTCAGATAATGGATGAGATTCTGTGCCAGAAATTTGCTCTCATTAAATGATCAACATCAAAGGGATGgttaaaaaaggaacaaaaaaagaacagaaatttATGCATTTATCTGTGGAGGGTCATTATCAGTGTCCAGCAGCCAGTGAATAGCCTTTGCACAATACTTGGCCTTAGTATATGTCTAGAATAAATAGTAAGTACAGTTGCCTTAATATACTGAAGCTGTTCAATATCTGACCAAAGCGGAGACTTCATTGTAAGGATGGGAAATGAAAGTGACTTTTTATAGTGCACGAGCGCCACAAACAGAATGAGGGTAAGATTTATCTGAAATTAAATCAAACATTGGCAAATTAAATTGGTGTTCTTTGAATGATCTTTTTTCAGATGAAACAGACTGGTGCTAATATCCACTCATCTGAAGAGAGTCGtgaaaggagaaataaaaaaaattgccaccCAGTTCTGTGCAGgtgctttaataaataaacccaTTCAGTTTTTGCTCAGTTGACACAACATTGAAATCCTTTGGGCAATAATACTATGACATCATGCATGGCAAAATCCACATTGTACAGTAGATAATTCATTACTTAGTCAAATAAATATACGGACTAATTTAGGTAtatattcttttattattgGGGAATAAATTAAATGCTGAATATTTCCACCTGGCTATGCTGTGTGGATCTATTTGATGATCATCAGGAGATCACATTTTGTTAGCCAGTCAAtgacaattttatatttttcactaACCACTATTTCAATCAGATGTGCAAATTATgcgatttacatttacatttatggcattatcagacgcccttatccagaacaacttataatcagtagttacagggacagtccacctggagcaaaGTGGAGTTTGTAAGTGGGGATAgtaactgggtcttctggttcatagatgggaatgttacctactaggctactaccataaatgtttttttaatgaccagAAATGACCATGTCACCAATATTTTAGGTAAATACATTCCTTAAGGTGATACTGACATGAAATTCTCACCAAATGTCCATAAATGTATGTTAtgtgaatggaaaaaaataatgttcTTTTCCCACAGACAGAATAGGCTGAATTTCATTTGTGGCAATCAGGTATGCTGCAGAGAAAGCAACTGGTAATTAGGGTGGGAAATTGGGTTCGCTGCTGGAGGAGTGCATTAAGAATGGTGTTAAAACCCTAGATTAAGAAGCAATAGCTGTCAACACAAAGATGCATCAGTTTGTCCTTGGCCACAGTCAATCTTAAACATATTTGTCTCAACAAAATCATCTGAGCGACATTCAGCTTTGGTGTTGCAGTGTTAAATTGTTGGAAGTTCATGGCCAATGCAGTGCCTTTCAAATGAATTATCTCTGGCTGTTTATTGGCTGTTGCCAATAAAATCTTTGCTCTTCTAATTTTTCATTACTATAAGGTGTAAAGACAAAAGTTTCAACATGTATTATATCATCAGCCAATTTAAACTCTGGATCACATGGTACTACAGTCGCACCTTCATTTCCACTCTCTGCCCACATGATGCAGGCACAGTTGAGCTAattaatgtcatattttttacacattaattttacattttacatttacatttacagcatttttcagacgcccttatccagagcgacttacaatcagtagttacagggacagtctccctggagcaatttagggttaagtgtcttgctcagggacacaatggtagtaagtgggattcgaacccgggtcttctggttcataggcgagtgtgttacccactaggctactaccacccttgcagTGATTAGCATATTTTGACAGTCCTGTATCATAAATTTTTGGTCCTCTTGCTGCTTCAactgtctgtctttttctgtttttgtctttttatttaatataaattgtCACAGAATCTGTGAATTCAGCACATattgtcataaaaaaaactgtacttttTTGGCACAAGAAGGCAGTCAGAAAAAAGTAACACTCACATTTAAGGTATTCCAGGTATTCCACCTAAACAAAGCAACCTAGAGGAACCTTCTATGATTATTTAACATGCATACAGCTTCCACCgcataaattaaattaaaatacagtGTTACAAATCAAGGTTTGGTATGTTCTGGCGTGGAAGCTGGATGAAGAGGCATCAGTGCcagcataatatataaaaatcactCATGAGCCATCACGATAAATAAAGTAGTCCTCACTGACTGTGCTGGCCTATAGGACCTCATTCACTATttctattaataaaataacatagTCCCTGTCTCACCCTATACACCTTATGCAGACGGTATAAGCAAACAGGGTTGATGCAGGATGCAGGTGTTTTGGGCAGACAATGAGGGACCTCACCAACACACTCCAAAAGACCCACCTCACGTCTATCAGTCAGAGCCCATGGGCACAGCGAGACTAGGATGCTAACACTAGTAAGTGTGGAGGTGCTCCTCAGGCTGGCTCTGTCAGGCACTCAGTCCAGTCCATTTGTCTGGATCAGAAAGGGACAACAGATGGAGCGTCACACATACACTTCATCCTTTGCAGACTGGAGAGACGAGGACGGCCATCACGACTGTTTGCCTGAATAACCACCAAACAAAAGCCCGCCATCACATCCAATTTTTCAGAAATTTGTCCTTGTCACAATCAATTATAATATTTGAATGTTGGAgatctgaaatgtaattttctgaTCTTTGATAAAGCACAGAACGTACACAGCACATGTAATATGAGTAAAACAGATTCAAGCCAAGTCCCAAATTTGAGCTCATGAATACAGTTTAAGcattcatatataaataaagataaaattgTACATGTTGCTTGAAATGTGTCTCCAAGAAAGAGAGCatcttaatgttttttttgccccatCTATATCAAGCTTATTCAAGCAAACAACTGGATTTATGATCAAATCATATCTTTTCCTGTCATtttcatgaaatgtgttttttttccatgattcAGACGTGGTTTTAGTTTGAATTGTCAACTGACTCATCCTCTCTAGATGATCCAGCAATGTATGCGACTACACCAACCCACCCTCGCAAAGGAAATCTGAAGTCATACAGAATGTCAAGAACATCCTTTGTACCACAGGACTATCAACAAACCTGCATTTTCCAGTGACCTTGCTGAGTAAATCCTTTATGCCTCGTTAGAAAAGGGATGTTTTCAGCGCCGGTTATGTTACGAAGGCTTGCCAGACATGACAAGAGGAGAGGCAAGAGCAGCTTATCTTTTGCCAGCACCGGATCTGACAGGGAGACGTGGTCAGCATGCAAGCTGATAACTCCTGTAAATGTTAAGTGCGTTTTCACATCCCCACACCTGTTGTCACCTGACTaggaaaaaaaagcactccAAATATGACAACTTGATATCAACTTAAAATCAAAGAAGGTCTCTTGCTTTCCAAAACCATGAATATGGTTTATTataatttgtatgtatgtgtatattatatgtatgtatgtgtatgcatgtatgtgtgtgtgtgtatacacacacacacacaagcctaaTGATTTTATCATAATGCAATTATGTACAATTATGTTTCATTATCAAACAGATGCGCTCGTGCGGTAAAACTATTGATAATAATAGCAAGTACTCCAGTACTTCACTGCCCACTTGTAGTAGCGGTGGCGGAGGTCACCCACTCACCGCACTCCGGGGTTGACGgcccttcctcttcttctttcgTCTGTTTCGTGCCTTGTCGCGGAGGCTCGGTGGAGATGATGGTGTTCATTGAGGGTCTGATGCTCGCCCACTCTCTCGAAGTGAGAACAGGCAAGGTGGCGCGCACGGCGACGGGCACGCGGAGAGCGGTGTTGCCAAGTTCGCTTATTATCAGCGCATTCGGCCTCGTTCGCCTGCGGGTTGCGGCATTTCAATTTCTGGGATGAGGCTGGTTAATTACGCAATTACCTTTTTAATCATTCAACGATTCTATCTTCCTTTCTATTTTTTatccaaaataaaaagaataatccATTGGATTCATAAACCTCTTTCACTGAATATGGGATAATTAAATAACTTTTAATACACAGCCTTCCGGATGTTTGTTTTCTTATAACCATTGAATGATGGATGAGATTTGGAAGTCATGGCAGAGATCTGCATTTCACCCTCTAATTACATCTGAGCAGAAAAGGCTACACCCAAAAAATGTCCTGATTGTTCTAGTGCTTTCTTACTATACTACTGTGTAAATTATAGGTGTagtaagaaaaagaaaaattgtacCAGAAGTCATTACCACATTACCAGAAGTCAAACGACATTACCAGAAGTAATGTAGTTTGAAAATACTTCTTACTTTGTTTGCACAGTCAAAAAGCGCATAAAAGTCAGCACAGCTTCTTCTTCAGACCAGTAATTCTTGGGCTTTTATTAGCCCAGCTCAATCATATGAGTCACAGCAGGTGAATCTTTCAACAGTGCCATGCTTATGTAACCATGAGGACTGTCAGACATTTCACACTATCCCTATAGCGGAGACGGTCCTCATCCTCTGCATGCCAAAGAAGTGCGCAGCAACACAACCCAATCGGTGATAAATTCAGGGAGGACGGGAATGCTGTGTGTATTCCGGGCATGCTGTCACGATCCGCAGCAATCTCTGTACACAAGTGAAGGGTAACATGGCAAAAAGCGGGATATAAACAGTGGCTGCAATCCAGATGCCAGAGCATTGGTCAGTATGATGGCTTTCAGGACACTTGAGATTTGTGATAAGGCCGCGATAAAGAAGAAGGGCGGGTTTGGAATTCTGGGCACTGACAGAATAAAATGTCACTCCTAGATAGGATTTTCTATTGTTCCATATGTAACAGCACATAAtgaatcatatatatattttcatccaATCAATAACGGAGGCAAGACAACTGTAggtaaatttaataaaatggccACGACACAACACAGTCATTATTAGTCACGCAAGTGGGATTTACCAATGCCGATCttatttcagatattttattGCTGAGTAAATCTACCTGAGATAGATTCAGCATGGCCAGAGAGTGAATGACTGTGAGCCAAGAGGTCAGATGACCCTAAAacatcattgtgtccctggatGTACAAATACAGATTGTAGGGtacagtggttggcctagcgggtaaaaggttaaatgcagagggcacattttgtggtgtcaccatgtgtcacttcactttcttcaaaCATTTCAGTATATTAAGGCATGTGACTTCTCCACCATCATAGGGCCTGTTTTGACTGGCTGGTGTATTTTAAATTTCGAATTAACTCATACATAATTGTAGACCCAAAAGTCTAACTTACGCACTGATTGTAGACAGTTGTTGGGATGTTTCATGTTGTTAGTCGCCTGAACAGTAAAACACTGCAACCTAGTGTCGAAAGGCAGGAAGTAATTATCAGCATTATATTACACATAACCGTGACCAGTAAGTGGTTTGatctgaaaatgcattttatttatgggggggaaaaaaaataaacaaaatcatCTGTAACTCTGAACAAACAGAGCCCCCGTTTCTGTATACAGAGACAACAAAAGTAGCAGCTATTTACCCCAAATTATTTACACCCCTGTTAACgtatcatattttaaaagcaatgagCTAAAGTACACCACTCAACTTTAATGGTAAGGTTAGGGGCGCTTGTTTCATAAATTTACAGATCTGTTATATTTTCTTtaatagtttaaaaaataaataaagacgcATTTTGTGGTGCCTGTGAATTTGATTGTTCTTATCTCCCAGAGGACAAGTAGAACGGCATTCAAGGCAGAGCCTTGTGAAAAGGTTTTTGCTGTAGTGCCAGATGAAAAGGGAGTTCAGGAACAGGGTTGATCGATAAATACAAAGAGGCTTGCTATGCCCAATGATGCAATGCACCATTTTTCGGTCATAGAGGTAGAATGGCACTAGAGACAGTGCGACATATGAGATTAGCACAAATCTAGTGTGCAACAGTCAGTAACCGATATGCAGTGCACTCACTTTATTAACGGAGTTACAGTCGTTCATACAATCTGACGCATTCCCAATATATGATGTATAACTACCCTGAGCCAGAGAAAATCTAAACTGTTACTCCAGAAATAAGCCTATCTTAGACAAAATATCttacaaaatatttaacaataataaaatgcaaCTGCCTTCTGTGGCACTTTTTCCCCCCCAGATTAGGCAAGTTTGGagtgtaaatgtttgtgtttatatgATAAGTACATGCATCTGGGCTTTGGCGGTCACGGTGAATGCAAGAAATGTAGTGTGAATGTGGGTGGGTGTGATGTCAGTCCACTCCCAGCGCTTTGAGCTGCCGCTCAATTTCTTCATCTGAGATTCCACTTGCTTTGGAGGTGGAGGCCGTGGGGTTGTGCCGGCTGGCCGATGGGGCATTAGCCATCTATATGTGATATACTCAGTGTTAAAAATAGAGCCTTATAGATCACTACAGTTATTTCAAGTTGATGAAAAGAAACTATCATTGaacaaaaacaaggaaataaAGAACACTTCTCAGAAGTGGCAAAATGATGCTTATTGAAAAGCCCAAGGGGAtcaaatggaaataaaacttTTTGGAAACGTCTAGTTAAACtataacttatata
This genomic stretch from Denticeps clupeoides chromosome 5, fDenClu1.1, whole genome shotgun sequence harbors:
- the htr1fb gene encoding 5-hydroxytryptamine receptor 1F, with amino-acid sequence MNTIISTEPPRQGTKQTKEEEEGPSTPECGQRQIMDLLNRSAEDVPKLLAGRGSPSKIMLSLILSVLAVSTTAINSLVITAILITRKLHQPANYLICSLAVTDLLVAVLVMPISIVYIIEEVWLLGPVLCHMWLGIDVICCTCSIMHLAAIALDRYCAITNAVEYSQKRTARRAAVTITAVWVLSVLVSLPLLIWRRQPEPTEEGVMDCWIEHDHVAFTVYSTLGAFYIPLTLILVLYYKIYKAAQTLRNRRGSSRVMGDTVSSIMLHGEGSDKDGPLSPCTLSPTEKSFSDLSLECDRVQIANQNTRSQKGRRTYATRERRAALTLGLILGAFVICWLPFFLKEVIVNACPTCSTSVGLADGLTWLGYLNSLINPLIYTIFNEDFKKAFLKLLPFHCSHHKANT